AGGCCATCCCGACCGAACGCCTGCCGGAAGAGATCCTTCAGGGCGAAATCGATCGCATGCTCAGCACCGGCATCAAAGCCCAGACCGACACCAAGGTGGATGCGACTCTGTTCGATGAAATTCGTCAGAACAACGATGCCGTCATCATCGCAACGGGTGCCCACAATCCGGTGGTCATCCCGTTTCCGGGTCACGAACGTATGGTCAAAGGTCTGGATTTTCTCAAGCAGATCAACGCCGGGCAAAAGCCGGCCATCGGCAAGAAGGTGGTCGTCATCGGTGCCGGTAATGCCGGCATGGACGTGGTGCTCGGCGCTTATGCCATGGGCGCTGAAAAAGTCATCGCCATTGACGTCCAGCGTCCGGCGGCGTACCAGAAAGAGATTGATCACGTCAAATCGCTGGGTGGCGAAATCCGCTGGCCGGTGTTCACCGATCACATCAGTGAACAAGGCCTGCACACCAAGGACGGCGAACTGATCGAAGCGGACGATGTCATCATCTCTATCGGCGAGCGCCCGGACCTGTCTTATCTGCCCAGCGAGTGGTTGACGGATCGCGGTATGATGGATGTCAATGCCTGTTGGCAGGTCAAAGGGCAGGACAACATCTTTGCCATTGGCGACACCACCCGCCCCGGTCTGTTGACCAACGCCATCGGCCACGGCCATGAGGCGGCGGATTACTGCAGCGACTGGCTCAACGGCCTTGAAGTGGTGGAACGCAAAAAACTGGAAGTGATTCCACAACACCGTCTGAGCAAGGAACTGTTCCGCCCGCGAAATCGCGGACGCCTCAACATTACCGATGGTCGAGAAGAGACCACACGCTGTATCTCCTGCGGCACCTGTCGCGACTGCTCCATGTGCCTTGAGGCCTGCCCCGAGGCAGCCATTCGCCGCATTGAAGGCCCGAACGGCACATTCGAATATGTGTCCGATGACCATGTCTGTATCGGCTGCGGCATCTGTGCCGGTCTCTGCCCCTGCGGCATCTGGACCATGGAACAAGTGGTTTAATCATTTTAAAAAAACGCGTTTTTTGTAAAAAGGCGGGCAGATGCTCGCCTTTTTTCATACCTGCAGTATGCTCTTGTGATGAACGTCAATTGGCACGGTCATTTTACGAAACAGGAGTCGTCATATCACCTAACAAATCCCAAATCATTCCATTTTCACCCCGGCATTTAACAAGAAAAGACACAAAAACCGCCAGTTACAAAAAGTGGCACACATTGTGATATGCGAATATAAGAACATAACATTGTCACTATTTAGATAAATGCGATCGCGATCAGGCGTGACCTCTGTCACACACGTCTGATCACAGTCATCGTCTAACCGCACAGCAGACGGTCTGCTGTGAAATGATTTCGTAGAGCGAACGCTCTAACTCAATCAAAACGCACCACAAGGAGGCAACAACATGGTGAAAAGAACACTGGGTCTGATCCTGGTCGCTCTGATGCTCCTGCCAGCAGGCGCATTCGCAGCTCCCACGACAGCAGATCTCGCCCGTCAGATCGAAATGCTGACCAAGCAACTGAGCGATCTGCAGGAACAACTGAACGAAGTTCAAGACACAACCGATGACAACTCCGACTCTGTTGAGCTGCTGGAAAGCAACTCGGCCAAGTGGGACGAGCACAGCCGCTTTGAGTTCTTCGGCGATTACCGCTTCCGCATGGACTACAGTGACACCGACACCAAAGCATTCTGGAGTGCAGGCGACATCGCCAGCGCCGTCGGTGACATGCAAACCGTCACAGGCTATGATGTGCAAAGCATCCTCGGCCTTATGGGCACCTACTCTGCAGACGAGCGTAAAGCAATGATGGAGAACCTGCCCCAGTCCTTGGCTTCACTAGGTCTCCAAATGTCTGGCCTCACCCCCGGAAGTGACGCATTCAATGCAGCATTTCCGACGGCTCTGGCCAATGTTCAGGCTGCTGGCGTAACCGAAGGTTACACCATGACTCCCCAGAACAACTATGAGAATGACATTCTCTACACCAACCGCTTCCGTCTGGGCATGAAAGCCAAGATCTCCGACCAAATGGAGTTCAAAGGTCGTCTGGCCATGTACAAATCTTGGGGTATGCAAAGCAACCCGACGTCCAATGGCCCCTACTTCATGAATCAGTTCACCGAAATGGATGGCGCGACCACACGTCAGCCTTCCGACAGCATTCTGCGTGTTGACCGTGCCTACATCAACTGGACCGGCATCGCTGATCTGCCGATCTGGTTCTCCGTTGGTCGTCGTCCGACCACCGATGGCCCTCCGGCACACCTGCGCATGGGTACCGGCAAGCGTATGGCAACTCCGGTTAACTTCATGGACTACGCCTTTGACGGCGCGACCCTGGGCGCAGTATTCAACAATCCCTTTGAATTCATGGGTTACAGCAAGATCCGTTTCTGCTATGGCCGCGGTTTCGAAGCAGGCCCCACCGACGAGAGCAACGAGCTGGACGACATGGACTTCGGTGGTCTGAGCTGGGACATCATCAACAAAGGTCCCCGTTTCATGAACATCCAGGCATTCCTGGCTGCCAACATTGTTAACGTTCCTGACGGTGTAACGTTCATTAACCCTCTTGAAGCCTATGGCGTTGTTCAAGGTAACGGTACTCTTGATACTGCCAACCTCGGTGACATCTACCACATCTCTACGGTTTACATGGACAAAGCGGCCGACCTCAACTACTTCATCGCAGGTGGTTGGAGCCGCACCGATCCTGACGGTGTTGACGAGATGGGTTCCACCCTGCTCGGTTCCTGGTGGGAAGATCCCGGCCAGAAAGATGGTTACTGCATCTACGGCGGTGTCCGCTACGACATGGACGACTACGGTCTGAAGTTTGGTCTTGAGTACAACTACGGTACCAAAAACTGGATCTCCATGACTCCGGCTCACGACGACATGACTCAAGCCAAACTGGCGACCCGCGGTCACGTCGGCGAAGCTTACCTGATCTGGGACCTGCCCGTTGGCAACCTGCTCAGCAGCAAAACCAAAGCCTTCATGCGTCTCGGCTACCAGCACTACGAGTACGAGTACACCGGCAGCGGCAACTGGCTGGGTGCTCCTGTTGATGTTGATGAACTGGACGATCCTCTCAATGCCCAGTTCTTTGCTCCGATCGACAGCATGGACCAAGTTTACCTGACCATGGAAGCGTTCTTCTAAGCCAAGACTTCCAGGTTTTATTTTAATTACTTAAGGAGAAACACCATGAAAAAAATGATCGTTCTGATGGCTGCTGTTGCTTTTGTTGGTGGCCTGAGCTGCGCTGCTTTTGCCGGCGTTAAAGGCGATGTTGTTAAAGTACGCGGCAGCAAAGTCACTGTAGAAGTCTCCAAATCCGACGCTAAAAAAATCTCTGTCGGCGACAAAGTTGAGATGGATGTCGAAAAAGGTTCCGGCGCAGCTCCTTCGGGCGGCAACGATATGCTGACCGGCTGCTAAGCCTTTCGCGATCATAGCTTGACCCCGAGACCCACATCGCAAGATGTGGGTCTCTTTTACCCTCCCCCCATAGGATATAACAATGAACCAATTTAAAAACATCAGCCTTTCTCTGCTGATTGTGCTGCTCAGCGCCACCTGCGCCCTGGCTATCGGTGCCGGTGTGGGCCGTGACGGCACCATCGCAGCGACCAAAGGCAAGGCCAAGACCCTGGCAGAGCTGATCGAGATGTATGACTCAACAGGGTGTATCGACTGCCACGAAGAGATTCACGACGACTGGGCGGCATCCCCCCATGCCCGTCCCATGTATGGTACCGGTCGTACCGCCGCCACCATGATTACCGCCATGAAAAACGGTTTCATGTCCTGGGCGTACTCCGGAGTCAACGGTCCGGAAGACGTTAAGGTGGAGCACCTGATGGGCTGCGCCAAATGTCACCTGCCGCAACTGGCTGATGCCGAAGACAGCGTTGCCGTGGAACTGGTCCACACCCTGTACGATTGGTACGATGCGGCCAAGGCCGGCAAAAAGGAAGAGCAGGCCAAGTATGAGGAAACTCTTCTGGCCCTCAACATCAACTGCCTGATCTGTCACAACCGCATGGCCATCACCCACAAGTGGACCGACGGCTATCCGCAGCATGACACCGTGTACGGCTTCAACGAAGGTGAGCACGAAGACGAGCACTTCACCAAAATGAAGGTCAGCCCGATCATGGACGAGTCGATCCTGTGTGGTCAGTGCCACGGTCTCGGTCCCAACCTTGAGCTGGAAAACCCCACTCAGTGCGCCACCCTCTATGGCAGCTACCTGTGGGCCTACACCGCTGAAGGTGGTCATGAGAAATGCCAGGAATGTCACATGGAGAAATCCGGCCTGGGCCACAAGATCCTGAGCTACAGTGATCCGAAAATGCAAGAGATGGCCCTCGACTTTGACGTCGAAGCCTATGGCGTGCGCTGGCGTGACGGCAGCAAAATGACTCCCAAAGCCATCGTCAAGGTCAAGATGACCAACCGCTCCGGCCACTCCATCCCTGATGGCTGACCGACCCCTAACCGACTGGTTCTGTCGGTACGTGCTGAAACGGAAGAAGAAGGGGAAATTTTCGAGAAAGAACACATTTACATGCCGACGCCGCAGCAGTTTGCCCGCAGCGACGTGATGGGCCGTGGTCCTTATGAGAAGAGCGGCATCATTGAAGACACCGGATTGCCTCCCGGCAAAGAGGTTGAAGAGCGCTTCGAGATCTACTATCCCACCGATGATGTGAAGAACGCGAAAGGCAAAGTCGTTCGCGAGACCCTCGAGCGTGAGATGGATGTCGTCGTTGAGCTGTGGTACCTGCCTTTCGGCACCAAGCGCACGTCGCCGCAACTGTGGCGTGAATGGACCAAGACCATCAAGATCAAGTCTGACGGTCTGTAGGCCGGCGCTTAAAACGCACCATCAAACAGCCCTCGCAGAGATTTCTGCGGGGGCTGTTTTGTTTGTCTTCCCTTGAATCAATAGAGCAAGAGTGGTGATAGAGCGTTGCCTGCCGGGGTACGTCCCGGCGTTTTTGACGTTGTGAATCTCTCCATCATTCAGAAGAATGAAAATACTCATACACGGCCTGTGCCACAGTATCCGGAACCCCTGGAACCTGCTGCAACTCTTCAAGTGTCGCTTTCTTCACCTTGGCCACACTGCCACACGATTTAAGCAACGCCTTACGCCGTCCCGGGCCGACACCGGGTATTTTATCCAGCTCCGATTCAAGGGTCGCCTTGTTCCGCAATTTACGATGATGGGTAATGGCAAAGCGGTGCGCTTCGTCTCTCAGGCGTTCGAGCATAAACAGAGCCGGTGAGCCCTGACGCAACACCACGGGATTCTTTCTCCCGGGGCGGAAAAATCGTTCTTCACTGCGCTCAACGGCATGGCCACGCACATTGCGTTTCACCCGGCTTTTGGCAATAGACACCAGATCAATGCGCGAATGAAGGTCCAAGGTGGTCAGAACATCATCCACCATCGCCAACTGCCCTTTGCCGCCGTCAATCAACACCATATCGGGCAAATCCCCCTCTTCGATGCCACGTGTCAAACGCCGGGTCAGCACCTCATGCAATGAGGCGAAATCATCCGCACCTTCCACGGTTTTGATGCGAAAATGACGATAGGCCGCTTTATCCGGTTCACCATCGGTGGTGACCACCATGCTGCCGACACTGTACTGTCCCTGAACATTGGAGATGTCGTAACACTCCATGCGCTGCGGCAGCCGCGTCAAGCCCAATGATTTTTGAATATCCTCCAGCACCGCGCTGCGCGCTGCGCGACGATCGCCCCGCTCCCGATAGCTTTCCGCGGCATTTTTATTGGCCAGTTCGAGCAATTCACTGCGCGCCCCACGTTTCGGCACCTGCAGATGCACCTTGCTGCCACGCCGTTCACTGAGCCAGAGTTGCAGAGTCTCCGCGCTACTCGGCAGCAACGGCAACAACACCTTGGGCGGAATCAACGTATCGCGGCCATAATACTGTTGGAGAAACCCGGCCAGCAGCTCATCTTCGTCCAAAGTCCAACTCAGAAGATAACTGCGCCTGCCAACCAGCCGACCGGCACGGACAAACAACAGGCACACTTCCACTTCACCACCTTCGCGATGCAGACCAACGACATCGCTATCGCTACCGTCGGCGCTGACCACTTTCTGTTGCTCAATCGTCTGCTCCATCGCCCGGATCTGATCACGCAAGCGGGCGGCTTCTTCGTAATTCATCTGTTGGGCGGCTTGCGACATCTTATCGCGCAGCAGGTCAATCACATCGTCATGCCGGCCGGAGAGAAAGGCGACAACGGTATCCACCAGTTTGCGATACTCCTCCTGAGTGATCTTGCCATGGCAGGGCGCACTGCATTGGCCGATCTGATAAAACAGACAGGGACGTTCACGACGCTGACACTGCTGCCAACGGTGATGACGCAACGGAAAAATTCGATAGAGCTCCTTGAGGGTTTCCTTGAGGGCTCCGGCAGAGGAATAGGGGCCGAAATAGAGGGCACCATCGCGCTTGACCCGGCGGACGATCTGAATGCCGGGAAAAGGCTCGGTGATGTCGATGCGTAACGACACATAGGTTTTATCGTCACGCAGGTTGATGTTATAGCGCGGCTTGTGTTTCTTGATCAGAGTGTTTTCGAGGATCAACGCCTCTTTTTCCGTGTCGGTGACAATGGTTTCCACCTGCACCACCCGGCGCAATAAAAACTGCACATGGGCGCGACTGTCTTCACCGCGCACATAATTGCGCAAACGGGCCCGCAAATTGCGCGCTTTGCCGACATAAAGCACCCGACCATCGTTGCCATACATGAGGTAAACACCGGGACGGGTGGCTATCAAAGCCAGATCAAGATCGTGAATGGAGTTCATCAGCCTTCCAGCAGAAAAGAAACAATGTCCTGACGTTAGCAACCCCGGCATACGCTGTCAACCTGCGGAATCAGAGCCGCCGGTTAGCGGCGTGTAAACGTTTTTTCTGGTCTTGCTTTGCCATGTTGGTATAATCACGTTTTACATTGATTCTGTATTAACAGGTGCTTGGATAAAAGCTGCGCACTATGGCCGTTGCGCTTTTGATGCAGCCCCTAAACCATATCACCACCTGTTAATGATGGAGATACAGGGAGTTATCGTATGAACGGGTTGTGGGAATCGATTTTCCGCTCCAAGACGGATGAAGAAACACTCGCCGGTTTTCTTGCCAAAATCCCGGTATTTACCGAATTGGGCAAACGCGACCTGAGCTATTTGGAAAACCTGGTTCACGTCCGCAACTACAAAGCCCACGAAACGGTTTTTGAGCAGGGCGATCCCGGCTCCGGTCTGTATATCATCCGCAGTGGCAGCGTGGCAATTTTCACCCGCGATAATCACGACCGTGAAGAGGAGCTGGCGTTGCTCGCCCCCGGTGATTTTTTTGGTGAAACAACCCTGGCCTCCCCGGCACCGCGAACCGTTTCAGCGCGGACCACGGAATCTTGTGAATTGCTGGGATTGTTTCGCTCCGACTTACTGGCAACGTCGGACAAACATCCTGAAATCGCCAACCGCATTCTGTTCGGTTTGACAAAAATGATCAGCGAACGGCTGCAAACCGCGACGCTACAACTGCGCAACCTGCAACAGCGTCTCGATGAGAAGGAATCATCCCAGTCATGATGACCATGGCGGAGTGCTGTCTATGAGTCTCAACAAAGCACATTTTCTGCTGTTTTACCTGACCATGACGGCAGCGATTGCCAGCGGTCTGGCCATTTTCTCTTCGGCCTCGACCATCACGGTTCTGCTGCGTTCCGCCGCCTCCGGATTGTTCGTGCCCCTGTTGCTGTCATTGATTGCCGCCTTTCTGCTTGATCCTCTGGTCAATGGCCTGGAAAAACGTCACATCCCACGTTCCCGGGCGATTTTCAGTGTTTTTTTCATGATCTCAGCAACACTGCTGCTGCTCGGCAGCTGGTTGATTCCCTATACGCAGAACATGTGGGGCTCCCTGCTGTCCGACTTCCCCCGTTATACCTCGCAGTTGATCACCTACCTGCGTGAGGCCCAGGCCTCCTGGCAGAGTCGTTTTCCCTTTTTGGAGCAATACGACCTGACGCAGACCGTGCGAACAACGGCGGAGCAGGTGCTGTCATTCATTCTGGTGCAGACGCCGAAATCCGCCCTGAAGCTGGGCAGCCTGATGATTCTGGTGCCGATTTTCTCCTTCTTCTTCTTGCGCGACGGCACCACGATTATGCGTGGCCTGATCTCTCTGGCGCCCAATCGCTACTTTGAGATGGCCCACGATTTATCGTTTCTGGTCAGTCGCCAGATGGCTCATTTTGTCCGTGGTCGCATTATCGAAGCGGTGATTATCGGCGGCGTGGTCACCGCCGGGCTCAGCCTGACCGACATTCGTTATGCGCCACTGCTTGGCCTGTTCGCCGGAGTGACCAATCTGATTCCATATATCGGCCCGATTGTCGGCATGGTCCCCGGCATTCTCATTGCGGCTGTGGATCTCGGTCTTGGCGGACAATTCTGGTGGATCGTCATCCTGTACATTCTTATTGCCCAGGTGATCCTCGACAACTTCATTCTGATTCCGATTTTGATCTCGCGGGTTGCCAACCTGCATCCGGTGCTGGTGATTCTGGCCATCGTCATGGGCGGCAAACTCTATGGCGTGCTCGGTATGATCATCGGCGTGCCCATTGCCAGTGCCTTCAAGATCGCTTTTATTGAAATTCGCCACTACCGCCGCGCTTTCGCCCTACCGGAAACCGGTGGCGAGCGCCATGCCTCACCGTAATGGCTCTCTTTTGACAATGACGGAATAGACCTACTGTGATGAAGCTGATGAGAAATCTACGTTTGAGATGGAAAATGCTGGTGGTGGTTCTGCCGCTGGTCCTTATTCCACTGATTGTTGTCGGCGGCATTGTCAGCTACACGTCCGTCGATCTGGCCCGCCAGGGCATCAACCAGGCCAGCATGGATGACCTGGAGCACATGGCCGCCTTCACCCGTCATCTGCTTGAATCCCACCATCAGCAGTTTCAGGTCTATCAGCAGGAACGTAAAGACGACTTTATCACCGACCTGAAAACACTGGCCAAGATTGCCGAGAACATGGTGGCCGCCGAACAGCGTCTGGTGGAAAACGGCGAGATCACGCTGAAGGTTGCCCAGCAACGGGTCCGCAAACAACTCAAACAGGTCAACATCGGCGAAACCGGCTACCTCTACGCCCTGACCAGCGACGGCACCCTGCAGGTGCATGTGGCCCGCGAGCAGGAAAACATCCTCAACGAGCAGGATGGCGACGGCCGCTTTTTTATTCGTCAGATGGTGGAAACCGCCAAGGGCACCGAACCGGGAGAGCTCAACCTGATCCGCTATCCGTGGCGCAATGAAGCCCTCGGTGACACCCTGTTCCGGGAAAAACTCGCCGCCTACCTGTACTTCCCCCAATGGGATTGGATCATTGCCGCTGCCGGCTACATCTCGGAAAGCTACACCGACATGATGTTTGAGCAACAGGCGCTCAATGACCTCAAGGAAAAAATCAAGCAGAAGAAAGTCGGCAAAACCGGCTATATCTTCTGCATGAACAGTAAAGGCACGTTCACCATCCACCCGCAGGATGAAGGCCAGAACTTTATCGACATCCGCGACCGCAGCGGTCATGAGTTCATCCGCGAAATGTGCACAAAAAAACAGGGATGGATTCGCTACCCGTGGGGCGACGAAGGCACGGCGCGGATGAAAATCGTCCGCTATGAATACTTTGAACCGTGGGACTGGATCGTCGCCGTCGGCTGTTATGAAGATGAATTCTACGAGGCCGCCAACACCATCAGCTGGAACAGCGCGAAACTGACCCTGGCCGTCACCCTGATCACCAGCCTGATCTGCCTGTTGCTGGTTAACTATACGTCCAAGGTGTTCACCGATCCGATCCGTGAGATGATCCGCGTCATCCGTCGCGTCAAGAAAGGCCATCTCGACGAACAGATGGACATTCACAGCAACGATGAACTCGGCGAGCTGGCCCAGACTTTCAACCGCATGACCGAGATCATCACCCAGAATCAGGAGATGCAGGCCAGCCTCGCTCAGCACGGCAAGATGGCTTCGCTCGGCGTGCTGTCCTCCGGCGTCGCCCATGAGATCAACAACCCTCTCGGCGTAATCCTCGGCTATGCCGGTTACATTGAGAACAAGATCGGCGAAGAGGATCCCAACTACCATTACATCCATGAGATCAAGCGCGAGAGCAAACGCTGCCGCAAAATCGTCCAGGATCTGCTCAGCTATGCCCGCACTCCGCAATCGGTGTTGGAAAAGACCGATATCAATGCCCTGCTTGATCAGATCGTCGACTTTGCCGCCAACCATACCGACATGCACCATGTCACCATCGTTAAAAACCTCAGCCCCGGCCTGCCGGAGCTGAAGATCGACGGCGACCAGATGCGCCAGGTGGCCATCAACCTGATTCTCAATGCCGGAGGAGCCATCAAGGACCATGGCCGTCTGGAAGTGGAAACACGCCGTGACAACGAGGATATCCTGATCATCTTCCGTGATAGCGGCGTCGGCATTGAACAGGAGATCCTTGATCGCATTTTCGAACCCTTTTTCACCACCAAGGAAAAAGGCACCGGCCTGGGACTGGCGATCTCCAAACAGATTATTGAACAGCATCACGGCAGCATCAACATGACCAGTACCCCGGGAGTGGGAACCACAGTCACCGTGCGCCTGCCGCAGGACAGTGAGGAGTACCTGCTATGAGTAAACAACGCGTCCTGTTGATCGACAACGAGGAAGGCCTGTGCCGCATGATGGAAGCGGTCCTTAAGGACAGTGGCTATCAGGTCAAATCCTACACCCGTTCCTTTGAAGCGGTTGAAGACTTTGAGGCCGAAGCCTATGACCTGGTGATCAGCGATATCAAGATGCCCGGCATGGATGGTTTAGAAGTACTGCAGAAAATTCGCAGCAAAGACCAACGCGTTCCCGTCATCATGATCACCGCCTATGCCACCGTCGAAACCTCGATCCAGGCGTTGCGCAAAGGCGCGTACGACATGCTCACCAAACCGTTCGAACCGGAAGAACTGTTGTACCGCGTCAAAAATGCTCTCAATCACACCCTGCT
This region of uncultured Desulfuromonas sp. genomic DNA includes:
- a CDS encoding DUF3373 family protein codes for the protein MVKRTLGLILVALMLLPAGAFAAPTTADLARQIEMLTKQLSDLQEQLNEVQDTTDDNSDSVELLESNSAKWDEHSRFEFFGDYRFRMDYSDTDTKAFWSAGDIASAVGDMQTVTGYDVQSILGLMGTYSADERKAMMENLPQSLASLGLQMSGLTPGSDAFNAAFPTALANVQAAGVTEGYTMTPQNNYENDILYTNRFRLGMKAKISDQMEFKGRLAMYKSWGMQSNPTSNGPYFMNQFTEMDGATTRQPSDSILRVDRAYINWTGIADLPIWFSVGRRPTTDGPPAHLRMGTGKRMATPVNFMDYAFDGATLGAVFNNPFEFMGYSKIRFCYGRGFEAGPTDESNELDDMDFGGLSWDIINKGPRFMNIQAFLAANIVNVPDGVTFINPLEAYGVVQGNGTLDTANLGDIYHISTVYMDKAADLNYFIAGGWSRTDPDGVDEMGSTLLGSWWEDPGQKDGYCIYGGVRYDMDDYGLKFGLEYNYGTKNWISMTPAHDDMTQAKLATRGHVGEAYLIWDLPVGNLLSSKTKAFMRLGYQHYEYEYTGSGNWLGAPVDVDELDDPLNAQFFAPIDSMDQVYLTMEAFF
- the extKL gene encoding multiheme c-type cytochrome ExtKL; translated protein: MNQFKNISLSLLIVLLSATCALAIGAGVGRDGTIAATKGKAKTLAELIEMYDSTGCIDCHEEIHDDWAASPHARPMYGTGRTAATMITAMKNGFMSWAYSGVNGPEDVKVEHLMGCAKCHLPQLADAEDSVAVELVHTLYDWYDAAKAGKKEEQAKYEETLLALNINCLICHNRMAITHKWTDGYPQHDTVYGFNEGEHEDEHFTKMKVSPIMDESILCGQCHGLGPNLELENPTQCATLYGSYLWAYTAEGGHEKCQECHMEKSGLGHKILSYSDPKMQEMALDFDVEAYGVRWRDGSKMTPKAIVKVKMTNRSGHSIPDGUPTPNRLVLSVRAETEEEGEIFEKEHIYMPTPQQFARSDVMGRGPYEKSGIIEDTGLPPGKEVEERFEIYYPTDDVKNAKGKVVRETLEREMDVVVELWYLPFGTKRTSPQLWREWTKTIKIKSDGL
- the uvrC gene encoding excinuclease ABC subunit UvrC, with translation MNSIHDLDLALIATRPGVYLMYGNDGRVLYVGKARNLRARLRNYVRGEDSRAHVQFLLRRVVQVETIVTDTEKEALILENTLIKKHKPRYNINLRDDKTYVSLRIDITEPFPGIQIVRRVKRDGALYFGPYSSAGALKETLKELYRIFPLRHHRWQQCQRRERPCLFYQIGQCSAPCHGKITQEEYRKLVDTVVAFLSGRHDDVIDLLRDKMSQAAQQMNYEEAARLRDQIRAMEQTIEQQKVVSADGSDSDVVGLHREGGEVEVCLLFVRAGRLVGRRSYLLSWTLDEDELLAGFLQQYYGRDTLIPPKVLLPLLPSSAETLQLWLSERRGSKVHLQVPKRGARSELLELANKNAAESYRERGDRRAARSAVLEDIQKSLGLTRLPQRMECYDISNVQGQYSVGSMVVTTDGEPDKAAYRHFRIKTVEGADDFASLHEVLTRRLTRGIEEGDLPDMVLIDGGKGQLAMVDDVLTTLDLHSRIDLVSIAKSRVKRNVRGHAVERSEERFFRPGRKNPVVLRQGSPALFMLERLRDEAHRFAITHHRKLRNKATLESELDKIPGVGPGRRKALLKSCGSVAKVKKATLEELQQVPGVPDTVAQAVYEYFHSSE
- a CDS encoding cyclic nucleotide-binding domain-containing protein, which gives rise to MNGLWESIFRSKTDEETLAGFLAKIPVFTELGKRDLSYLENLVHVRNYKAHETVFEQGDPGSGLYIIRSGSVAIFTRDNHDREEELALLAPGDFFGETTLASPAPRTVSARTTESCELLGLFRSDLLATSDKHPEIANRILFGLTKMISERLQTATLQLRNLQQRLDEKESSQS
- a CDS encoding AI-2E family transporter; this translates as MSLNKAHFLLFYLTMTAAIASGLAIFSSASTITVLLRSAASGLFVPLLLSLIAAFLLDPLVNGLEKRHIPRSRAIFSVFFMISATLLLLGSWLIPYTQNMWGSLLSDFPRYTSQLITYLREAQASWQSRFPFLEQYDLTQTVRTTAEQVLSFILVQTPKSALKLGSLMILVPIFSFFFLRDGTTIMRGLISLAPNRYFEMAHDLSFLVSRQMAHFVRGRIIEAVIIGGVVTAGLSLTDIRYAPLLGLFAGVTNLIPYIGPIVGMVPGILIAAVDLGLGGQFWWIVILYILIAQVILDNFILIPILISRVANLHPVLVILAIVMGGKLYGVLGMIIGVPIASAFKIAFIEIRHYRRAFALPETGGERHASP
- a CDS encoding cache domain-containing protein; translation: MRWKMLVVVLPLVLIPLIVVGGIVSYTSVDLARQGINQASMDDLEHMAAFTRHLLESHHQQFQVYQQERKDDFITDLKTLAKIAENMVAAEQRLVENGEITLKVAQQRVRKQLKQVNIGETGYLYALTSDGTLQVHVAREQENILNEQDGDGRFFIRQMVETAKGTEPGELNLIRYPWRNEALGDTLFREKLAAYLYFPQWDWIIAAAGYISESYTDMMFEQQALNDLKEKIKQKKVGKTGYIFCMNSKGTFTIHPQDEGQNFIDIRDRSGHEFIREMCTKKQGWIRYPWGDEGTARMKIVRYEYFEPWDWIVAVGCYEDEFYEAANTISWNSAKLTLAVTLITSLICLLLVNYTSKVFTDPIREMIRVIRRVKKGHLDEQMDIHSNDELGELAQTFNRMTEIITQNQEMQASLAQHGKMASLGVLSSGVAHEINNPLGVILGYAGYIENKIGEEDPNYHYIHEIKRESKRCRKIVQDLLSYARTPQSVLEKTDINALLDQIVDFAANHTDMHHVTIVKNLSPGLPELKIDGDQMRQVAINLILNAGGAIKDHGRLEVETRRDNEDILIIFRDSGVGIEQEILDRIFEPFFTTKEKGTGLGLAISKQIIEQHHGSINMTSTPGVGTTVTVRLPQDSEEYLL